In Flavobacterium sp. CBA20B-1, one DNA window encodes the following:
- a CDS encoding prolipoprotein diacylglyceryl transferase: protein MHLILEYLAFFIAFRYYVYLRKHKPDSISSKNRLSIILGAIFGAFLGSRFFGFLENPMIPISPDNLLQLLNTKTIMGGLFGGLLGVELAKKIIHEKKSSGDLFTYPIILGIIIGRIGCFLSGTNEFTYGKETHFFLGMNLGDGLSRHPIALYEIIFLLFLVFFLQKISYFTKRKNGLLFQLFMIAYFGFRFGIEFLKPNVFYVFGLSSIQWLCIICWIYYAATLKKLIKNAY from the coding sequence GTGCATCTAATCCTGGAGTATCTGGCGTTTTTTATAGCGTTCAGATATTATGTTTATTTGCGCAAACACAAACCGGATAGCATCTCTAGCAAAAACCGACTGTCTATCATTTTAGGGGCAATTTTTGGTGCTTTTTTGGGGTCAAGATTTTTCGGGTTTTTAGAAAATCCTATGATTCCCATCAGTCCCGATAATCTATTGCAATTGCTGAATACAAAAACCATTATGGGCGGTTTGTTTGGCGGACTTTTGGGCGTGGAATTGGCAAAGAAAATCATTCATGAAAAAAAATCATCGGGCGATTTGTTTACCTATCCCATCATTTTGGGAATTATCATTGGCCGAATTGGTTGTTTTTTGAGCGGAACCAACGAATTTACCTATGGCAAAGAAACTCATTTCTTTTTGGGAATGAATTTAGGCGATGGTTTGTCTCGGCATCCAATTGCTTTGTATGAAATTATTTTCTTGCTATTTTTGGTCTTTTTCCTCCAAAAAATTTCCTATTTTACGAAAAGAAAAAACGGATTATTATTCCAATTATTTATGATTGCCTACTTTGGATTTCGCTTTGGAATTGAATTCCTGAAACCCAATGTGTTCTATGTATTTGGTCTCAGCAGCATTCAATGGCTTTGTATCATTTGCTGGATTTATTATGCAGCAACCTTAAAAAAATTAATTAAAAATGCCTACTAG
- a CDS encoding helix-turn-helix domain-containing protein yields MNRIKEVLDEKGIKQTWLAEKLGKSYNMVNSYVQNRRQPSIEDLYKIGEILNIEAKDLLVESLEKKS; encoded by the coding sequence ATGAATCGGATTAAAGAAGTTTTAGATGAAAAAGGTATAAAGCAAACTTGGCTAGCTGAAAAACTAGGGAAGAGTTACAATATGGTAAACTCCTATGTTCAAAACAGAAGGCAACCAAGTATTGAAGATTTATACAAAATTGGAGAAATATTAAATATTGAAGCTAAAGATTTACTTGTTGAGTCTTTAGAAAAAAAGAGTTAA
- a CDS encoding HNH endonuclease, translating into MSVRDTIILDRKDLRYLLIDSLRLYSDNVAFIDGNNPYRFSINKKTYYVLIKNVHESGDGRGNQDECRIQVAKSQNFNTALNSGNDVIVLGYFADEKVFTAWNPFMMRDRFNQRQTISLYSRFSVQKLAKIQKIAAYRDNNGQSVISFIPDYLGLYLENLNSIHLLSDLELKNLVEQSDNLNNQNADGEFDTSEGVLTITHARQKRDPNFRIKVYDAYNNKCAMCGIGLELIEAAHIVPHSHELGTDEIDNGISLCALHHTAYDRSLIYFDEQLDILINESKMEYLEKVGLDSGIRKFEKLAFDKIQIPENHTLRPNIGNIKIANQTRGIVDD; encoded by the coding sequence ATGAGTGTAAGAGACACAATAATTCTAGACAGAAAAGACCTGAGGTATCTTCTTATTGATAGTTTAAGACTTTACTCGGACAACGTTGCGTTTATTGATGGGAATAATCCTTACAGATTTTCAATAAATAAGAAAACATATTACGTTTTAATTAAAAACGTTCACGAATCTGGTGATGGTAGAGGAAATCAAGATGAATGCCGAATCCAAGTTGCGAAATCACAAAATTTCAACACAGCATTAAATTCAGGAAATGACGTTATTGTTTTGGGATATTTTGCTGACGAAAAAGTTTTTACGGCTTGGAATCCTTTTATGATGAGAGATAGGTTCAACCAAAGACAAACAATCTCATTATATTCAAGATTTTCAGTTCAAAAACTTGCTAAAATTCAAAAAATCGCAGCTTACCGAGACAATAATGGACAATCTGTAATTAGCTTTATTCCTGACTATTTAGGTTTATATCTAGAGAACTTGAATTCAATTCATTTACTATCGGATTTAGAATTAAAAAATCTTGTAGAACAATCTGATAATCTTAACAATCAAAATGCAGATGGTGAATTTGATACTTCAGAAGGTGTTCTTACAATCACTCACGCTAGACAAAAGAGAGACCCAAATTTTAGAATTAAAGTTTATGATGCCTACAATAACAAGTGTGCAATGTGCGGAATAGGTTTGGAATTAATTGAAGCTGCTCATATTGTACCACACTCTCACGAATTAGGTACAGATGAAATTGACAACGGAATAAGTCTTTGTGCTTTACATCATACAGCTTACGACCGTTCACTAATATATTTTGACGAACAATTGGATATTCTAATTAATGAAAGTAAAATGGAATACTTAGAAAAAGTCGGACTTGACTCTGGAATTAGAAAATTTGAAAAACTTGCTTTTGATAAAATTCAAATACCCGAAAATCATACACTTCGACCGAACATTGGGAATATAAAAATTGCGAATCAAACTAGAGGAATAGTTGATGATTAA
- a CDS encoding metallophosphoesterase: protein MKQLSIKKILKFIFRGILIFIGFVFLLLLVIGFRVEHQDGTYDNWSGLRALFQKDRDFGIFLNQQEKYELNGIDGPYLVNSSIYRVDSINNVLKTSFKDSDSILVQVNNNDLDTFYFKKRDSITRNSHHYKTPEKLIAISDIEGNFNGFSSFLQNNQVIDKKFNWIFGSGHLVLVGDFVDRGNNVVPVLWLIYKLEEQAEKKGGKVHYILGNHELLNFQGRYKYNDRKYVKIAQLIYNNENYKNAVKFMYSTETELGKWLHSKNGIEKIGDYIFVHAGLSPKILKFKPTITKINEIARNHWNKDLYNEPENDDLANFLIGPEGIFWYRGFAMDYKYYDKITEKELDQILLFYQAKKIIFGHSVVDDIKKDFNGKIIAIDVKHSQEKNSEKTKGLLIENGIEYKLDGKGNKTKL, encoded by the coding sequence ATGAAACAACTGTCAATAAAGAAAATTTTAAAATTCATATTTCGCGGGATCCTAATTTTTATTGGTTTCGTCTTTCTTTTACTTTTGGTTATTGGGTTTCGTGTGGAACATCAAGATGGAACCTATGACAATTGGTCTGGATTAAGGGCTCTCTTTCAAAAAGACAGAGATTTTGGAATATTTCTTAACCAACAAGAAAAATATGAACTTAACGGAATCGATGGGCCTTATTTAGTAAACTCATCAATTTATCGAGTTGATTCAATCAATAATGTACTTAAAACATCTTTTAAAGATTCAGATTCTATTCTCGTTCAAGTAAATAACAATGATTTAGATACATTTTATTTCAAAAAAAGAGATTCTATTACACGAAATTCTCATCACTATAAAACTCCTGAAAAATTAATTGCAATATCAGACATAGAAGGAAACTTTAACGGATTTTCAAGTTTTTTGCAAAATAATCAAGTTATTGACAAAAAATTTAATTGGATATTCGGAAGCGGACATTTAGTTTTAGTGGGTGATTTTGTAGATCGAGGAAACAACGTTGTTCCAGTTCTTTGGTTGATTTACAAATTGGAAGAACAAGCAGAAAAAAAAGGAGGTAAAGTTCATTATATTTTGGGAAATCACGAATTGTTAAATTTTCAAGGACGTTATAAGTATAATGATAGAAAGTATGTGAAAATTGCTCAACTTATTTATAATAACGAAAATTATAAAAATGCAGTTAAATTTATGTATTCCACCGAAACAGAACTTGGAAAATGGTTACATTCCAAAAATGGTATTGAAAAAATTGGAGATTATATTTTTGTTCATGCTGGATTAAGTCCTAAAATTTTAAAATTTAAACCTACTATTACTAAAATTAATGAAATTGCTAGAAATCATTGGAATAAGGATTTATATAACGAGCCAGAGAATGACGATCTGGCAAATTTTCTGATAGGACCAGAAGGGATATTTTGGTATCGAGGATTTGCAATGGATTACAAATATTATGATAAAATAACCGAAAAAGAATTAGACCAGATTCTTTTATTTTATCAAGCTAAAAAAATAATCTTCGGTCATTCTGTAGTTGACGATATCAAGAAGGATTTTAATGGGAAAATCATCGCAATTGACGTAAAACACAGTCAAGAAAAGAACTCCGAAAAAACAAAAGGATTGCTTATTGAAAACGGAATTGAATATAAACTTGACGGAAAAGGAAACAAAACTAAACTATAA
- a CDS encoding IS91 family transposase, whose product MQPQWEVADVLKKVDLSNQNFTVHQEKTLRALTLCRTAALGGHVDACDTCGNISISYNSCRNRHCPKCQGHKREEWIQAREQDLLPCSYYHVVFTLPDSLNGLTIHQPQLMYKILFDSVWSTLNQFGKRERLQLGMIGILHTWGQNLSLHPHIHCIIPGGGIDANGKWKRKIKTDKYLFCVKALSKVFRAKFVASMRKESLGNQALYNQLFEKNWVVYAKRPFGGPKQVIEYLGRYTHKVAISNHRIKNVTNHEVTIAYKDYKDGSKTKQLTLKNEEFVRRFSLHILPKRFVRIRHYGILSSSWKRGKLQQLQEHLNVVRPEIEIKTQHRKCFCCKIGNLVTLHVFGQRGPPKVYLIENTLASVN is encoded by the coding sequence ATGCAGCCGCAATGGGAAGTAGCCGATGTGCTCAAAAAAGTCGATTTGTCTAACCAAAACTTTACGGTTCATCAAGAAAAAACACTTCGAGCATTGACTTTATGCAGAACTGCTGCTTTGGGCGGACATGTAGATGCTTGTGATACTTGCGGAAACATCAGCATTAGCTACAACAGTTGCCGAAACAGACATTGTCCGAAATGTCAAGGTCATAAACGTGAAGAATGGATTCAGGCGCGCGAACAAGATTTATTGCCTTGTTCGTATTATCATGTGGTTTTTACCCTTCCAGATTCGCTTAATGGATTAACGATTCATCAGCCACAATTGATGTATAAAATCTTGTTTGATTCGGTTTGGTCAACATTAAATCAATTCGGAAAAAGGGAAAGATTGCAACTAGGAATGATTGGAATTTTGCATACTTGGGGACAAAATCTGAGTTTGCATCCGCATATTCATTGCATTATTCCTGGAGGTGGAATTGATGCAAACGGTAAATGGAAACGCAAGATAAAAACCGATAAATACTTGTTTTGTGTGAAAGCATTGAGTAAGGTTTTTCGAGCAAAATTTGTGGCCTCCATGCGTAAAGAAAGTTTAGGAAATCAAGCGTTGTACAATCAATTATTCGAAAAGAATTGGGTGGTTTATGCCAAACGTCCTTTTGGTGGACCAAAACAAGTGATTGAATATTTAGGTAGATACACACACAAAGTAGCTATTAGCAATCATCGGATTAAAAACGTAACCAATCACGAAGTTACCATTGCATACAAAGATTATAAAGACGGTAGTAAAACCAAGCAACTCACCTTAAAAAATGAAGAGTTTGTTCGCAGATTTAGTTTGCATATTTTACCCAAACGCTTTGTTCGGATTAGGCATTATGGCATTTTAAGTAGTAGTTGGAAACGCGGAAAACTCCAACAATTACAAGAGCATTTAAATGTTGTAAGACCCGAAATCGAAATCAAAACACAACATAGAAAATGTTTTTGTTGTAAAATTGGAAATCTGGTTACGTTGCATGTTTTTGGGCAAAGAGGGCCGCCAAAAGTATATCTTATCGAAAATACACTTGCTTCTGTGAATTAA
- a CDS encoding DUF6933 domain-containing protein, whose protein sequence is MNFTQVYTTRKLEKTIAKSIVEKDEPENKFLGEWVATIFYVDRKKCWLIVNKLTKYLLILSDIKTSELNNITGIFTKTLHSQLKHDGIEIEYGTLREIIGEIKLCETNNDRSANGSLNNCMFSIDHWKMEYGGYENLPFRKINSGLNSSPNKILEWKYPKEVMNEIIKAYLQQRL, encoded by the coding sequence ATGAATTTTACCCAAGTTTATACAACCCGAAAACTTGAAAAAACAATTGCAAAATCGATTGTTGAAAAAGATGAACCTGAAAACAAATTTTTGGGCGAATGGGTTGCGACTATTTTTTACGTTGATAGAAAAAAATGTTGGCTGATTGTAAATAAGCTGACCAAATATTTACTTATTCTTTCGGACATCAAAACATCTGAACTGAATAACATCACCGGAATTTTCACAAAAACGCTTCATTCCCAACTCAAACACGACGGAATTGAAATCGAGTACGGAACTTTGAGAGAAATAATTGGAGAAATAAAACTGTGCGAGACCAATAATGACCGAAGTGCGAATGGTTCTCTGAATAATTGTATGTTCAGCATCGACCATTGGAAAATGGAATATGGAGGCTACGAAAATCTGCCATTTAGAAAAATAAATAGCGGATTGAATAGTTCTCCAAATAAAATTTTGGAATGGAAATATCCGAAAGAAGTAATGAACGAAATAATAAAAGCCTATCTACAACAACGGCTATAA
- a CDS encoding PUR family DNA/RNA-binding protein has product MNKNKLHTDKIVKGKRTYFFDIKKSEQADLYLTISEKKKTDNTSEHHRVMIFEEDLKDFVDTFRNALLKFKELQQPKTEEKKYSIEKIRATPQNAYQPWTEEDDEKLELLFCEGKKVKELTHIFERKEGAITSRIKKLELKEKYGR; this is encoded by the coding sequence ATGAACAAAAATAAATTACATACAGATAAAATAGTAAAAGGAAAACGAACCTACTTTTTTGACATAAAAAAGAGTGAACAAGCAGACTTGTATCTAACTATTTCAGAAAAGAAAAAAACTGACAATACTTCGGAACATCATAGAGTTATGATTTTTGAAGAAGATTTAAAGGATTTTGTGGATACGTTTAGAAATGCACTATTGAAGTTTAAAGAACTTCAACAACCAAAGACTGAAGAAAAAAAATATTCAATAGAAAAAATTAGAGCAACACCCCAAAATGCCTATCAACCTTGGACAGAAGAAGATGATGAAAAACTTGAATTGCTATTTTGTGAAGGTAAAAAAGTAAAAGAACTTACTCATATCTTCGAAAGAAAAGAAGGAGCAATAACCTCTCGAATTAAAAAACTCGAACTAAAGGAAAAATATGGGCGATAA
- a CDS encoding DNA cytosine methyltransferase: MTKPKIVSIFSGVGGIDFGFEKAGFQTVFASDIWDRACESLKVNFNDCEVVCDDIVNIDFKAIKRRHKEIDGLVGGPPCPPFSKSRFYRTEKDRGIDDIDGFTTVSNYFRAVEELEPKFFFFENVHGFVFKPHKAALELVEEESERLGYKIFHKVVNAADYGVAQTRQRFICIGVKKELEDFKYPNPTHSNPEKPITETLPWVTCGDILSDIDFDLPEDEKMQAGSKHKDLLKLVPPGDNYLFFTKERGHPTPIFKWRSRYWSFLLKLSPDRPSWTIQASHSNNMGPFHWKNRFLRIQEIKRIQSFEDKHIFLGNYREQWRQVGNAVPPKLANVFAEQLILQYFNNYECKRHNNSRQKRPEVSSY; this comes from the coding sequence ATGACAAAACCTAAAATTGTAAGTATATTTTCGGGTGTAGGCGGTATTGACTTTGGTTTTGAAAAAGCTGGTTTTCAGACAGTTTTTGCGTCTGATATTTGGGATAGAGCGTGTGAATCATTGAAAGTAAACTTCAATGATTGCGAAGTAGTTTGTGATGATATTGTAAACATTGACTTTAAAGCAATAAAAAGAAGGCATAAAGAAATTGATGGTTTGGTCGGTGGTCCACCTTGTCCTCCTTTCTCTAAATCTAGATTTTATAGAACCGAAAAAGATAGAGGAATTGATGATATTGACGGTTTTACAACTGTATCTAATTATTTCCGTGCAGTTGAAGAATTAGAACCAAAATTCTTTTTCTTTGAAAATGTACACGGTTTTGTTTTTAAACCTCACAAAGCGGCTCTTGAATTAGTTGAAGAAGAAAGCGAAAGGTTAGGCTATAAAATATTTCATAAAGTTGTTAATGCAGCAGATTATGGAGTTGCTCAAACAAGACAAAGATTTATCTGTATTGGAGTCAAAAAGGAATTAGAGGATTTCAAATACCCTAATCCAACTCATTCTAACCCAGAAAAACCAATTACAGAAACACTTCCTTGGGTAACTTGTGGAGACATTTTAAGTGATATTGATTTTGACTTGCCAGAAGATGAAAAAATGCAAGCAGGCTCTAAACACAAAGACCTTTTAAAATTAGTTCCGCCAGGTGACAATTATTTATTTTTCACAAAAGAAAGAGGTCATCCAACCCCAATTTTTAAATGGCGTTCACGCTATTGGTCATTTTTGCTGAAATTATCCCCAGATAGACCATCTTGGACAATTCAAGCAAGTCACTCTAACAATATGGGACCTTTCCACTGGAAAAATAGATTCTTAAGAATTCAAGAAATTAAGCGTATTCAATCATTTGAGGATAAACATATTTTTTTAGGCAATTATAGAGAGCAATGGAGACAGGTTGGTAATGCTGTTCCTCCAAAACTTGCCAATGTGTTTGCTGAACAACTAATACTACAATATTTTAATAATTATGAGTGTAAGAGACACAATAATTCTAGACAGAAAAGACCTGAGGTATCTTCTTATTGA
- a CDS encoding radical SAM protein — MPTRKYTYYDYTISLCPECLKRIDAKIVFEDEKVYMLKRCPEHGNSRVLIADDIAYYKNIRNYNKPSETPYKFNTKTHYGCPYDCGLCPDHEQHSCLTIIEITDRCNLTCPTCYAGSSPTYGRHRTLAEVKTMLDTIVANEKEPDVVQISGGEPTLHPQFFEILDYAKSLPIKHLMVNTNGLLIAKDFDFAKRLKSYAPDFEIYLQFDSFKEEALYQLRGANLKKIREKALEHLNELNLSTTLVVTLQKGLNDDEMGEIIDYALQQQCVRGVTFQPTQIAGRLDNFNHETDRITLTEVRRKILEQSTIFSPDDIIPVPCNPDALAMGYVLKLEGNNIPLTRYINPTDLLDNSKNTIVYEQDEALHQKMFEIFSTGTSTDKASDKLHQLLCCLPFVEAPNLGYDNLFRIIIMQFIDAHNFDVRAIKKSCVHIVNKDNTIIPFETMNLFYRDDKIERLKALQNETKL, encoded by the coding sequence ATGCCTACTAGAAAATATACTTATTACGATTATACCATCAGTTTGTGTCCTGAATGTTTAAAACGCATTGATGCCAAAATTGTCTTTGAAGATGAAAAGGTGTATATGCTCAAAAGATGTCCAGAACATGGAAATTCGCGCGTGCTCATTGCAGACGATATTGCCTATTATAAAAACATCAGAAACTATAACAAGCCTTCAGAAACGCCATATAAATTCAATACCAAAACGCATTATGGTTGCCCGTATGATTGCGGTCTTTGCCCAGACCATGAGCAGCACTCTTGTCTAACGATTATTGAAATTACGGACCGTTGCAATTTAACCTGTCCCACTTGCTATGCGGGTTCATCACCCACATACGGAAGGCATAGGACCCTAGCGGAAGTTAAAACCATGTTAGACACCATTGTTGCCAATGAAAAAGAGCCAGATGTGGTGCAAATAAGCGGAGGCGAACCAACACTACATCCTCAATTTTTTGAAATTTTGGATTATGCTAAATCCTTGCCCATTAAACACCTGATGGTAAACACCAATGGACTTTTAATTGCCAAAGATTTTGATTTTGCCAAACGACTAAAATCCTATGCACCCGACTTTGAAATTTACTTGCAATTTGATTCGTTCAAAGAAGAAGCCTTATACCAATTGCGGGGTGCCAATTTAAAGAAAATCCGAGAAAAAGCTTTGGAACATCTCAATGAGCTCAACCTTTCTACCACCTTGGTTGTCACCCTTCAAAAAGGATTGAACGATGATGAAATGGGCGAAATAATTGACTATGCACTTCAACAACAATGTGTGAGAGGCGTCACATTTCAACCCACACAAATTGCGGGTAGATTGGATAATTTCAACCATGAAACCGACCGAATTACGCTCACCGAGGTTAGAAGAAAAATATTAGAACAATCAACCATTTTTAGTCCAGATGATATCATTCCTGTGCCGTGTAATCCAGATGCTTTGGCCATGGGATATGTGCTGAAACTAGAGGGAAACAACATACCGCTCACCCGCTATATCAACCCCACCGATTTACTAGACAACAGTAAAAACACGATTGTATATGAGCAAGATGAAGCGCTGCATCAAAAAATGTTTGAAATTTTTAGTACCGGAACTTCTACCGACAAAGCATCTGATAAGTTGCACCAATTGCTTTGTTGTTTGCCGTTTGTAGAAGCACCCAATCTTGGCTATGACAATTTGTTTAGAATCATTATTATGCAGTTTATAGACGCCCATAATTTTGATGTGAGAGCCATAAAAAAATCATGTGTTCATATCGTAAATAAGGATAATACCATCATTCCCTTTGAAACCATGAATCTTTTTTATAGAGATGATAAAATTGAACGATTAAAAGCATTACAAAACGAAACAAAATTATAG
- a CDS encoding tyrosine-type recombinase/integrase, with product MNRACSEINGFSELLQRFERNISILGRSKRTFENYSRHVAAMALHFGCLPTELDPEQVKDYLFELQQRSKSPSQSYFKHTVYGLRFLLKTENLPYDYLHLPAIPKEKKLPVILSRHEIWKLLQHADLLKHRILIGLIYSCGLRCMEVRNIELKHLDFDRKLLHIVQSKGKKDRYVPLSDHIIRGIKKYISVEHPTTFLFTGNTKDAKGFDSRYSQRGVQWVIKSVCKKAGILKDVHTHTLRHSYATHLLEDGVNILQVQKLMGHERIETTMEYLHVCQLENQKVHSPIDTVFALCSRNGK from the coding sequence TTGAATCGCGCTTGTAGTGAAATTAATGGTTTTTCTGAACTTCTGCAACGTTTTGAGCGTAATATTTCTATTTTAGGACGAAGTAAACGCACTTTCGAAAATTATTCTCGCCATGTTGCTGCAATGGCCTTACATTTTGGCTGTTTACCAACCGAATTAGATCCTGAACAGGTTAAAGATTACCTCTTTGAACTCCAACAACGCTCTAAATCTCCTTCACAATCGTATTTTAAACACACCGTTTACGGACTTCGATTTCTACTAAAGACCGAAAATCTTCCGTATGATTATCTTCATTTACCGGCAATTCCTAAAGAAAAAAAACTTCCTGTTATTTTAAGTCGTCATGAGATTTGGAAACTGCTTCAACATGCCGATTTGCTCAAACATCGCATTTTAATTGGTTTGATTTATAGCTGTGGATTGCGCTGTATGGAAGTGAGAAACATCGAACTCAAACATCTCGATTTCGATAGAAAATTACTACATATTGTTCAAAGTAAAGGGAAGAAAGATCGTTATGTTCCACTTTCTGATCATATTATTCGAGGGATTAAAAAGTATATTTCGGTCGAACATCCTACCACCTTTTTATTTACCGGAAACACCAAAGATGCCAAAGGTTTTGATTCGCGTTATAGTCAGCGTGGGGTTCAATGGGTGATAAAATCGGTTTGTAAAAAGGCCGGAATTTTAAAAGATGTGCACACCCATACATTGCGTCACAGCTACGCTACGCATTTGCTCGAAGATGGTGTAAATATTCTGCAAGTTCAGAAATTGATGGGACATGAACGTATTGAAACTACGATGGAATACTTACATGTTTGTCAGCTCGAAAACCAAAAAGTACACAGTCCAATTGATACCGTTTTTGCGCTATGCAGCCGCAATGGGAAGTAG
- a CDS encoding DNA cytosine methyltransferase — protein MLATYKLEREVLSLLEEPQLRLFESEFKIKKDEFLGIKYDKRGYTVNDKLEQIIDSKIQTIGFFSGAGGLDVGSQLAGSKVISSLDFDRDSVATMKRNKYFSHSTHFHKDIKEMGALDYSKIIKENNPEKLILVGGPPCQPFSKAGYWVTHKNRLGSEDPRNMIGNYLRMIDELGPDGFILENVESLLHPKNKQAVQDLEEAIEKLGYKYIIYRANALDFGVPQKRKRVFFIASKNGIIGEPTKTHGSEKELLLNKDLKPYERVIDWIGKFDDDKYFEPEESTAGKTYDEELKQIPPGKNYFALTERDGHPNPKFEANKRFWSFLLKLHPNLPSWTIAAQPGPWVGPFHWNNRRLRVPEIAALQTFPEDYHFVGTRRSIQKQIGNAVPSLLGEAIVKHLISNI, from the coding sequence ATGCTAGCAACTTACAAGTTAGAAAGAGAAGTTTTATCACTATTAGAAGAACCTCAATTGAGGTTATTTGAAAGTGAATTCAAAATAAAGAAAGATGAGTTTCTAGGAATTAAATATGACAAACGTGGTTACACAGTCAATGATAAACTTGAGCAGATAATTGATAGTAAGATTCAAACTATTGGATTCTTTTCTGGTGCTGGTGGTTTAGACGTTGGTTCACAATTGGCAGGTAGTAAAGTAATTTCAAGTTTAGACTTTGATAGAGACAGTGTTGCAACAATGAAGAGAAACAAATACTTTTCACACTCAACACATTTTCACAAAGACATCAAAGAAATGGGTGCTTTAGATTATTCTAAAATAATTAAAGAAAATAATCCTGAGAAACTAATTCTAGTAGGAGGTCCACCTTGTCAACCTTTTTCTAAAGCTGGCTATTGGGTTACCCATAAAAACAGACTAGGAAGCGAAGACCCAAGAAATATGATTGGTAATTATTTACGAATGATTGATGAATTGGGTCCAGACGGTTTTATTCTTGAAAATGTTGAAAGTTTACTCCATCCTAAAAACAAACAAGCTGTTCAAGATTTAGAAGAAGCGATAGAAAAGTTAGGTTACAAATACATTATTTACAGAGCCAACGCTCTTGATTTTGGTGTACCTCAAAAAAGAAAACGAGTATTTTTTATCGCTTCAAAAAATGGCATCATTGGTGAACCAACTAAAACACACGGTTCAGAGAAAGAATTACTTTTAAATAAAGACTTGAAACCATATGAACGAGTAATTGATTGGATTGGAAAGTTTGATGATGATAAATATTTTGAGCCTGAAGAAAGTACAGCAGGTAAAACTTATGATGAAGAACTAAAACAAATTCCACCTGGTAAAAATTACTTTGCATTAACCGAAAGAGACGGACATCCAAATCCTAAATTTGAAGCGAATAAAAGATTTTGGAGTTTTCTACTAAAATTACATCCAAATTTACCTTCTTGGACTATTGCCGCTCAGCCTGGTCCTTGGGTTGGTCCTTTTCATTGGAATAACAGAAGGTTAAGAGTACCTGAAATTGCAGCATTACAAACTTTTCCTGAAGACTATCATTTTGTTGGCACAAGACGTTCAATACAAAAGCAAATTGGTAACGCAGTTCCATCTTTATTAGGAGAGGCGATTGTTAAGCACTTAATTTCAAACATATGA